One region of Natronorubrum aibiense genomic DNA includes:
- a CDS encoding rubrerythrin-like domain-containing protein: MSVAEPIEYECVVCGRRETVADALLSTCRRCGGEMRNVELIRG; encoded by the coding sequence ATGTCTGTTGCTGAACCAATCGAGTACGAGTGTGTCGTCTGTGGCCGCCGGGAGACGGTCGCGGATGCACTTCTCAGTACCTGCCGACGCTGCGGGGGTGAGATGCGAAACGTCGAGTTGATACGAGGGTAA
- a CDS encoding MFS transporter, with protein sequence MAGRLTQYDVLVVTAAIWFLGKFLRYAFPPLFGSFQASYGVSNSILGTVFTGFMLAYAVMQFPSGVLADRLGSIVVITAGALVAAVAALALAVDSPFLVLVGAMLVMGAGTGAHKTVAVRLLSRAYPSRTGRALGILDTFGAFGGVIAPAAVVAVAGVSFGLGDSWRLVFLLAGLIGLGLAIAFRIRVPRRLPEESEGNVSSTATTAVGVSQYVTLFRDWRFSLFALLTILFSFTYNGFVAFAPLYLTQTAGLTDAVAGVLYSALFLASLVQLVTGDLSDRIGQLPIIVATLGLASLALIAFISLTGTAGPVVLGAALVAVGVGSHGFRPVRGAYLMSTIPDDVAGGGLGVVRTMLMGAGAVAPAIVGTLSETVGFRAAFWLLAATIVAATGLGIALWLL encoded by the coding sequence ATGGCTGGCCGGCTCACACAGTACGATGTGCTCGTGGTGACGGCGGCGATCTGGTTTCTCGGGAAGTTTCTTCGGTACGCGTTTCCGCCGCTGTTCGGCTCGTTTCAGGCGAGTTACGGCGTCTCGAACTCGATCCTCGGGACGGTGTTTACCGGATTCATGCTCGCCTACGCTGTGATGCAGTTTCCCTCGGGGGTGCTCGCCGATCGACTCGGTTCGATCGTCGTTATTACCGCCGGTGCGCTCGTCGCGGCCGTCGCGGCGCTCGCACTCGCCGTCGACTCCCCGTTTCTCGTCCTCGTCGGGGCGATGCTCGTGATGGGTGCCGGAACTGGCGCGCACAAGACTGTCGCCGTCCGGTTGCTGTCTCGAGCGTACCCGTCCCGAACCGGCCGGGCGCTCGGAATCCTCGACACGTTCGGTGCGTTCGGCGGCGTGATCGCACCTGCCGCCGTCGTCGCTGTTGCAGGCGTTTCGTTCGGACTCGGAGACAGTTGGCGGCTTGTCTTTCTGCTTGCCGGGCTGATCGGACTCGGCCTCGCCATCGCGTTCCGAATTCGGGTCCCACGACGCCTTCCGGAAGAATCCGAAGGTAATGTCTCGTCGACTGCGACCACAGCCGTCGGCGTCAGCCAGTACGTCACGCTCTTTCGGGACTGGCGATTCTCGCTGTTTGCCCTCTTGACGATCCTGTTTTCGTTCACCTACAACGGGTTCGTCGCGTTCGCCCCGCTGTATCTCACGCAGACGGCCGGACTGACGGACGCAGTCGCGGGCGTACTTTACAGTGCGCTCTTTCTCGCGAGTCTGGTTCAACTCGTCACGGGAGATCTCAGCGACCGAATCGGCCAACTGCCGATCATCGTCGCGACGTTGGGACTTGCCTCGCTCGCGCTGATCGCGTTCATCTCGCTGACTGGTACGGCCGGTCCGGTCGTCCTCGGCGCTGCGCTCGTCGCCGTCGGCGTCGGTTCACACGGTTTTCGACCCGTCCGGGGGGCGTACCTGATGTCGACCATTCCCGACGATGTCGCCGGTGGCGGACTGGGCGTCGTCCGAACGATGTTGATGGGAGCTGGCGCGGTCGCACCCGCAATCGTCGGCACGCTCTCGGAGACCGTCGGTTTCCGGGCTGCGTTCTGGCTGCTCGCGGCCACAATCGTCGCTGCGACGGGACTCGGGATCGCGCTCTGGCTCCTCTAG
- a CDS encoding DUF7501 family protein — MAVNTTADWNDPISCPFCGDELTSPGAGFIDHIDSSADCEDGFQQWRANIAGDLAGEWSG, encoded by the coding sequence ATGGCAGTGAACACCACCGCGGATTGGAACGACCCGATTAGCTGTCCGTTCTGTGGGGACGAACTCACCTCACCCGGTGCCGGCTTCATCGATCATATCGACAGCAGTGCCGACTGTGAAGACGGATTCCAGCAGTGGCGAGCGAACATCGCCGGCGACCTCGCCGGTGAATGGTCTGGCTAA